The sequence TCTGGGTTTTAAAATGATCCCGAAAAAAATATTCCTGACAAAAGGTGTAGGTGTAAACAAGGATAAATTGGCATCTTTCGAGGCTGCTTTGAGGAATGCTGGCATTGAGAAGTGCAACCTGGTTTCTGTCTCAAGCATCATGCCGCCTGAATGCAAGGTCATATCGAGGGAAGATGGCCTCAAATGCTTGCGGCCTGGTCAGATAACTTACTGTGTCATGGCAAGGAATGAGACTAATGAGCCTAACAGGCTGGTCTCTGCTGCTATCGGATTGGCTGTTCCTAAGGATACTAATCATCATGGTTATATCTCAGAGCATCACAGCTATGGTGAA comes from Candidatus Woesearchaeota archaeon and encodes:
- a CDS encoding arginine decarboxylase, pyruvoyl-dependent, with translation MIPKKIFLTKGVGVNKDKLASFEAALRNAGIEKCNLVSVSSIMPPECKVISREDGLKCLRPGQITYCVMARNETNEPNRLVSAAIGLAVPKDTNHHGYISEHHSYGEVAKRSGEYAEDLAATMLATTIGIEFDSNTAWEEREQIYKASGHIFKTTHICQSAEGNKDGLWTCVISAVVFLFEDSQTLA